A region from the Toxotes jaculatrix isolate fToxJac2 chromosome 2, fToxJac2.pri, whole genome shotgun sequence genome encodes:
- the LOC121198450 gene encoding protein-serine O-palmitoleoyltransferase porcupine-like: MDMSSRLVVWHQLAESCGLSTVQQGLQQVWRLLLLCLFCRLCFRLVGVSTVKHVVSALAGMYSLILFFESHMLWVLLLCALCYLVLLLSRDSSAKGLFLSLVILIYLLIGELHLIDMVTWHKIRGSQMVVAMKAISLAFDLDRGAVGSLPSPAEFLGYVLFVGTVVFGPWITFSSYKNAIEGRKLSWSWLLNSSICLLKSQICLLVSTCVAPYLFPLFIPIHGNTVTQKWLRAYENAVSFHFSNYFVGHLSEGTSMLAGAGFTEEKDHIRWDMSVVKPLSVEMPRSMVLVVTSWNIPMSRWLKTYVFKNAMKLGTFPAILVTYTASALLHGLSFHLGAVLLSLGFITYVEHVLRKKLASIFSACILSRPCNSGCSHQHKKGYWVMVLNLGFSLLAIFHLTYLGSMFDPGVDEQEVEEGYTAIHTIQRWSELSWASHWVVFACWVFYRLIQ, translated from the exons ATGGACATGTCCAGCAGGCTCGTGGTTTGGCACCAGCTGGCTGAGAGCTGTGGTCTCAGCACAGTCCAACAGGGTCTGCAGCAGGtctggaggctgctgctgctctgcctttTCTGCAGACTTTGCTTCAGACTGG TGGGCGTATCCACTGTGAAGCATGTAGTGTCAGCGTTGGCTGGTATGTACAGCCTCATCCTCTTCTTTGAGTCGCACATGCTGTGGGTGCTGTTGCTCTGTGCGCTCTGTTACCTGGTTCTGCTGCTCAGTCGAGACTCCAGCGCCAAAGGCCTCTTCCTCTCACTTGTCATCCTCATCTACCTCCTCATTGG AGAGTTGCATTTAATTGACATGGTGACCTGGCATAAAATAAGAG gcTCTCAGATGGTGGTGGCCATGAAGGCCATCTCTCTGGCCTTTGACCTGGACAGAGGAGCAGTTGGCAGCCTGCCCTCCCCCGCCGAGTTCCTGGGCTACGTTCTCTTCGTGGGCACCGTTGTCTTCGGCCCTTGGATCACCTTCTCCAGTTACAAGAACGCCATTGAAGGCAGAAAGCTG AGCTGGTCGTGGCTGCTGAACTCCTCCATCTGCCTTCTGAAGAGTCAGATCTGTTTGCTGGTATCCACCTGCGTCGCCCCTTACCTCTTCCCTTTGTTCATCCCCATCCATGGAAACACAGTCACGCAGAA gTGGCTGCGTGCTTATGAGAATGCAGTGTCCTTCCACTTCAGCAACTACTTTGTGGGTCACCTCAGTGAAGGCACCAGCATGCTGGCAGGAGCAGGATTCACTGAAGAAAAGGATCACATCAGGTG ggACATGAGTGTGGTGAAGCCTCTCAGCGTGGAGATGCCTCGCTCCATGGTGTTGGTGGTGACATCTTGGAACATCCCCATGTCCCGATGGCTGAAAACAT ATGTCTTTAAAAATGCCATGAAGCTGGGGACTTTTCCAGCCATCCTGGTGACATACACCGCCAGCGCCTTACTGCAT ggTCTGAGTTTTCACCTGGGAGCTGTTCTGCTCTCTTTGGGATTCATCACATATGTTGAACACG TTCTGAGGAAGAAGCTTGCATCCATCTTCAGTGCCTGTATCCTGTCCAGGCCCTGTAACTCAGGCTGCAGCCATCAACACAAGAAG GGGTATTGGGTGATGGTGCTGAACCTGGGTTTCAGCCTCCTGGCCATCTTCCACCTCACCTACCTGGGCTCCATGTTTGATCCTGGAGTTGATGAACAGGAAGTAGAAGAG GGCTACACTGCCATCCACACCATCCAGAGGTGGTCTGAACTGAGCTGGGCGAGCCACTGGGTTGTGTTTGCCTGCTGGGTCTTCTACCGGTTAATTCAGTGA
- the LOC121199085 gene encoding histone-lysine N-methyltransferase SUV39H1-like — protein sequence MAENLKDCSVPCKMSFDELEAQCRRERLHCKQLGVKRANANEYEVEFLCDYKKTKEEEFYLVKWRGFPESENTWEPKRNLRCPKLIKQFHLDLDQELRRHNRRCIPKKLDKEVASVIIQKAKLRQSLQRWEVHLNQTRNHPGRIFVVNEVDFEGPPKNFTYINNYKVGQGIVLDEMAVGCECKNCLAEPVNGCCPGASLHRMAYNDRGQVRIRPGQPIYECNTRCSCGHDCPNRVVQKGIQFDLCIFKTENGRGWGVRTLQHIKRNTFVMEYVGEIITTDEAERRGQVYDRQGSTYLFDLDYVEDVYTVDAAHLGNISHFVNHSCNPNLQVFNVFIDNIDERLPRIALFSTRAIRAGEELTFDYKMQIDPFDTESTKMDSSFSLAGLPGSPKKRIRVECRCGSDSCRKYLF from the exons ATGGCGGAAAATTTGAAAG ATTGCAGTGTGCCGTGTAAAATGTCCTTTGATGAGCTGGAAGCCCAGTGTCGCAGAGAGAGGCTCCACTGTAAACAGCTCGGGGTGAAGAGAGCCAACGCCAATGAGTACGAGGTGGAATTCCTCTGTGACTACAAGAAGACTAAG gaggaGGAGTTCTACCTGGTTAAGTGGAGGGGGTTCCCTGAGTCAGAAAACACCTGGGAACCCAAGAGGAACCTCAGATGCCCAAAACTGATTAAGCAGTTCCACCTGGACCTTGATCAGGAGCTTAGGCGCCACAACAGACGCTGCATTCCTAAAAAGCTGGATAAGGAGGTTGCCTCAGTCATCATTCAGAAAGCCAAACTCCGTCAGAGTCTGCAGCGCTGGGAGGTCCATTTGAATCAGACTCGCAACCACCCAGGTCGCATTTTTGTCGTGAACGAAGTAGACTTTGAGGGCCCCCCAAAAAACTTCACCTACATCAACAACTACAAAGTAGGCCAGGGCATCGTGCTCGATGAGATGGCTGTGGGTTGTGAGTGTAAGAACTGTTTAGCGGAGCCGGTGAATGGCTGCTGCCCTGGGGCCTCCTTGCACCGCATGGCCTACAACGACAGGGGGCAGGTCCGGATCCGGCCTGGACAGCCCATATACGAGTGTAACACCCGATGCAGCTGTGGCCATGATTGCCCCAACAGAGTGGTGCAGAAAGGCATACAGTTCGACCTGTGCATCTTTAAGACAGAGAATGGCCGGGGGTGGGGCGTCCGAACACTGCAGCACATCAAGAGGAACACGTTCGTCATGGAGTATGTAGGAGAG ATCATTACAACAgatgaagcagagaggagaggtcaGGTGTACGACCGCCAAGGCTCTACATACCTGTTTGATCTGGACTATGTGGAGGACGTGTACACAGTGGATGCTGCTCATCTAGGCAACATCTCCCACTTTGTCAACCACAGC TGTAACCCCAACCTGCAGGTGTTCAACGTGTTCATTGACAACATTGACGAGAGGCTCCCAAGAATCGCTTTATTTTCAACGCGGGCTATTCGGGCAGGAGAGGAGCTCACCTTTGACTACAAGATGCAAA TTGATCCGTTCGATACAGAAAGCACCAAAATGGACTCCAGTTTCAGTCTAGCGGGACTCCCCGGCTCTCCAAAGAAGAGGATTCGAGTGGAGTGTCGGTGTGGATCAGACTCTTGTCGAAAGTACCTGTTCTGA
- the si:dkey-16n15.6 gene encoding organic solute transporter subunit alpha yields the protein MPNAGMGRGDNCSWIGPEIPLSSQIFSAIKDDLWLFLIPAGLAVILLGVFLEEVGFFLRHVSSARRKRLYLWILGMYPVFALTSLIALYVPRSSSLCNFIASLYHSITLLKFMGLITDFFGGKARMLAALSGQQVSPDPFPCCCCCCLPMVAINSSSRGWMMAAVLQLSVVRSILFFVTLVLWTDEQYDYGDVDSVNPNLYVNGIICVSTFVSFYGHLLFYKATKSALHGYGLRAKFICIIVVLVLCGLQSGILETMGALEVIPCTPPFSVLTRSQLIYHYCVIVEMFCIGLYARCTFRKVEPSVVEDVEVPISVWQAEKAIQTDDVQVMQHKPGLLSEEAWPARSLVSASNPGYNSDSEDSLCRIEHAPLDGFPFPQARGQQSGRPELVEPGSGEEPTVELTHITVRADINYEDCKDVTVV from the exons ATGCCGAATGCAGG AATGGGAAGAGGGGACAACTGTAGCTGGATTGGGCCTGAGATCCCTCTGTCCTCACAAATCTTCAGTG CCATTAAGGATGATCTGTGGCTCTTCCTCATCCCGGCTGGCCTGGCTGTCATTTTACTAGGGGTGTTCCTGGAGGAAGTGGGCTTCTTCCTGCGCCATGTTTCCTCAGCCAGACGAAAACGGCTCTACCTGTGGATATTAGGAATGTACCCG GTATTTGCCTTGACCTCCCTTATAGCACTGTACGTGCCACGTTCTTCTTCACTGTGTAATTTCATCGCTTCACT GTATCACTCCATCACCTTGCTGAAGTTCATGGGATTGATCACCGACTTCTTTGGAGGGAAAGCTCGTATGCTGGCTGCTTTGTCTGGACAGCAGGTGTCTCCAGATCCTTTcccatgttgctgctgctgctgtctcccaATGGTAGCCATCAACAG CAGCAGCCGCGGCTGGATGATGGCGGCTGTGCTACAGCTCTCTGTTGTCCGCAGCATCTTGTTCTTTGTCACTCTGGTCCTGTGGACAGACGAACAGTACGACTACGGTGAT GTGGATTCAGTCAACCCCAACCTGTATGTGAACGGCATCATATGCGTGTCAACCTTTGTGTCCTTCTATGGCCACCTTCTGTTTTACAAAGCCACTAAGAGCGCTTTGCACGGCTATGGACTGAGAGCCAAGTTCATCTGCATCATCGTAGTGCTGGTGCTGTGTGGACTGCAGAGTGGCATCTTAGAGACCATGGGTGCTCTGGAGGTTATCCCCTGCACACCACCCTTCTCTGTCCTGACCAGGTCCCAGT TGATATACCACTACTGTGTGATTGTGGAGATGTTCTGCATTGGCCTGTATGCCCGCTGCACGTTCCGCAAGGTGGAGCCGAGCGTGGTGGAGGACGTGGAGGTGCCCATCAGTGTCTGGCAGGCGGAGAAGGCCATTCAGACGGACGATGTTCAGGTGATGCAGCACAAGCCAGGTCTGCTCTCAGAGGAGGCTTGGCCCGCCCGCAGCCTTGTCAGTGCCTCCAATCCCGGTTACAATAGTGACAGCGAGGACAGCCTGTGCAGGATAGAGCATGCCCCCCTGGATGGTTTCCCCTTCCCTCAGGCCAGGGGTCAACAGTCGGGCAGACCAGAACTAGTGGAACCCGGGTCTGGAGAGGAACCAACTGTAGAGCTGACCCACATTACTGTCAGAGCTGATATTAACTATGAGGACTGTAAGGATGTCACTGTGGTTTGA